The Ammospiza nelsoni isolate bAmmNel1 chromosome 10, bAmmNel1.pri, whole genome shotgun sequence genome includes a region encoding these proteins:
- the LOC132077496 gene encoding claudin-15-like isoform X3, with translation MTATLEIVGFILSLGGLAFIGATLPNNYWKVSSIYGSVITTSTLFENLWKSCATDSTGVSNCRDFDSMLALPAHIQACRALMITSILLGFLAAVLTLLGMKCTNIGLSDEDGKMKFTVTGGFLFVLGGLCSMVAISWYAAMVTAQFFDQLYAGTKYELGEGLYLGWTGSVLYILGGILLTCSCRGKEKQNYSPKNYAYSAAQGPSQPHMYPRNSETIISNKEYV, from the exons ATGACTGCTACACTGGAaattgttggttttattttgtccttGGGTGGGTTGGCATTTATTGGAGCTACTTTGCCAAATAATTACTGGAAGGTCTCCAGCATCTATGGTTCTGTGATCACAACATCTACGTTGTTTGAAAACCTGTGGAAGAGCTGTGCAACAGACAGCACTGGAGTTTCCAACTGCAGGGATTTTGACTCTATGCTTGCACTGCCTG CTCACATTCAGGCATGCCGTGCCCTGATGATTACTTCCATCCTTTTGGGATTCTTAGCTGCAGTACTCACACTGCTTGGCATGAAGTGCACAAACATTGGGTTGAGTGATGAAGATGGAAAAATGAAGTTTACTGTCACAGGaggatttctttttgttttaggAG gtctctgctccatggtgGCTATTTCTTGGTATGCTGCAATGGTTACTGCTCAGTTTTTTGACCAACTGTACGCTGGAACCAA GTATGAACTAGGAGAAGGTCTGTACTTAGGCTGGACTGGATCTGTCCTTTATATACTTGGTGGGATCCTACTGACCTGTtcctgcagagggaaggaaaaacagaattacAG TCCCAAGAACTATGCATactcagcagcccagggacCTTCTCAGCCACACATGTACCCCAGGAACTCTGAGACTATCATAAGCAACAAGGAGTATGTCTGA
- the DUSP28 gene encoding dual specificity phosphatase 28: protein MRNTPAERGGRAGTGSPAPPPGPVGAPCPPMPQLCPVTASLLLGTARAACDEELLLREGVTLCVNVTRQQPFPSLRGVRAIRVPVLDDPAEDLARYFEPCGAAIEAAVRAGGRCLVYCKNGRSRSAAICTAYLMRHRQLPLKDAFEAVKTARPVAEPNAGFWSQLQRYEEELKIPKHSDPLSKGLENSNV from the exons ATGCGCAACACGCCGGCAGAGCGCGGTGGCCGTGCCGGCACCGGGAGCCCCGCGCCGCCACCGGGGCCGGTGGGTGCCCCGTGCCCGCCgatgccccagctctgcccggTCACGGCctcgctgctgctgggcacggCCAGGGCAGCGTGCGACGAGGAGCTGCTGTTGCGGGAGGGGGTGACCTTGTGCGTGAACGTCACCCGGCAGCAGCCCTTCCCCTCGCTGCGCGGCGTCCGCGCCATCCGCGTGCCCGTGCTCGATGACCCGGCCGAGGACCTGGCCCGCTACTTCGAGCCCTGCGGCGCCGCCATCGAGGCGGCCGTGCGGGCCGGGGGCCGCTGCCTCGTGTACTGCAAGAACGGCCGCAGCCGCTCCGCCGCCATCTGCACCGCTTATCTCATGAGACACCGGCAGCTCCCGCTCAAGGACGCCTTTGAG gctgtgaaaactgccagaCCCGTAGCAGAGCCAAATGCAGGATTTTGGTCTCAGCTGCAGAGATATGAAGAAGAATTGAAGATACCAAAGCACTCTGATCCGCTGAGCAAAGGACTTGAAAATAGCAATGTGTGA